CGGTGGCTTCGGTGCTTTCGGTGCTTTCGGTGGCTAATCAATAAATCCCCAAAATCTCTAAAATCCTGTTCATCCCCTACCTATTCTTTTTTTAATCTTTGCTATCTGTGTAATCTGTGAGAGCTATTAAATCTGCGTAATCAGCGTCCTCTGCGTGCAACCCTTATCTGCAACGGACAGAGCAGCTATTTCAGCATAACTATTTTCCGCGAAGAAGAAAAACTACCCGCCGTCACTTTGCAGAAATAAATTCCCGCCGCTACTGGCTTACCCTCATCAGTTTTACCATCCCAAACGAATGTATGTTCGCCGGGCGATAATACTTGCTGATTAACGACGGTCCGAATTAGCTGTCCCCTGAAATTATAGACGGCAATAGTAGTTGGACTATTGTCATCTTGTTTAATTTGGATATTAGTGCTACCCCTAAATGGATTAGGGTAGCAAGTAAGCTTGGCTTCCATTGCCGGGGTGCTTGGGTCATCGTTGGCAACAGGGGGTCCCACATACATACGGTAAATATGCGCATTATGGGCAATATAAATATATTCACTCCAATAACATATTCCGTATATCTGACCTGATTGATCAGGCATATCGGCCGGCTGAACTATCCATTGCCAACTGCTGCCATTATTTAGTGAACGGATGATACCAGAAGAACCATCATTACCATCCCAAGTGCCAGCGACCACATAGACATTATCTTCTATAGCAGTCATAGTACAATCCGTCATACAACCACCTATTGAAAAATTGTCACCTAGTTGGCTCTGATCTGAGCCAACCCAATCATCTCCTGCATTATCTGAATATAGGAGACCCTCGCCACATCTTACTATTAACCTGCCCTCTCTTACAAGGGCTGACGCAGCGTAAGATACACCTGACCACCCTACTTGATGAAATTGCCAATTTAGACCATCAGAGCTAACCAACGCACCATCCGGCGCATTTTGTCCAACAATCATTAAACCAGCCGAAAAATCAGCGCTGGTGAAGCAATTAGGCATTAAGCCATACACCAAGGTCCAGTTTTGCCCACCATTGGTGGTCCGATAAATCTTTAAACCATCAATATAAATAAGGGCGTTAAGAACTACATAACCCTCCAGTCCGTTAATAAACTCAATATGATTAACTACATAGTACCCCGGTTGCTGTTCCAGCTGTCCAGTTCTGACCCAACTCTGACCGCCATTGGTGGTTTTATATAACACCGGACGGGTCAGTGTCCAGTCAGACGGATGGTAGATGTAACCCCCGCAATAACCAACCGTAGAAGAAATCATGTAGGATGATTCCAGAAATAATGAATCCCGATCATCAACGATGGTGTTTTGGAAGTTTATCCCATCAGTAGACCGGACGAAGCACTTCCATCCAACTCCATAAATTTGCCCAGCTGATTGGGTAATCATCTGCAACTGTTCTAAGGTCGCAGTATAACAATCTTGCCAGTCACCAGTGATATCTCCACCCCAAAGTGGGAGAGTGGCCAATAAAGCCAAAAGAATTATCATCTTTTTCATTAATGCCTCCTGTGCTTTTTTGTTTATTATTGTAACTTATGAAGTCCGCTTCGCAATTTAGTTCCTAATATTGGTGCTTATATTCTAACTCAAGTCATTTCCGCTTCTTAAAAAGCATCTAATAATCCTCATTACGCACAATCTATGTAAATAAAATCAAACAATTACAATATAATCGGCTTGTTGTGCTCAGTCAAGTTATTTTTTTATATACCTGCCTGGTGGTGAAAAAAATATGGGTAGGGTGTAAATTTTAGAAACAAGGATTTTATTAGCAGAGGGCTGAGGGCAAAGAGAAAAAAGAGCTCTCACAGATTACACAGATAGCAAAAAGTACTTTTTAAAGGAAGAACGACGTCCTCGTCGTTCCCCTGACAACCGAGTTATGCAGTTACCGCTAAATTTTAGGATTGTCTGATAGTTTGTTTGTTATGGTTTACAAGGAAGAACGACATCTCGTCGTTCCCCTGACAACCGAGTCATGCAGTTTCCGCTAAATTTTAGGATGGTCTGATAGTTTGTTTGTTATGGTTTACAAGGAAGAACGACATCTCGTCGTTCCCCTAACAACCGAGTTATGCAGTTTCCGCTAAATTTTAGGATGGTCTAATAGTTTGTTTGTTGTGGGTTGACCAGGAGGTCAACCCTCCTTTTTTTCGCTGGGTTAAAACCCGTCGCTAATATCTGTCGTCCCGCTGGGACTAATTATATCTGTTACTATTTTCGCCGGGTTAAAACCCGTCGCTAATATCTGTCGTCCCGCTGGGACTAATTATATCTGTTACTATTTTCGCCGGGTTAAAACCCAGTGCTAATATCTGTCGTCCCGATGGGACTCTAATTGTATCTATTACTATTTGCACCGGGTTAAAACCCGTCGTTAGTATGTATCGTTCCTAACGGAACTTTTATTCGGAATCCTCTTAATCCTTAAATCCTAAAATCCTTGTTTCTAAACTTAAATCTTCGTGAACAAATCCTGAAATCCTTGTTTCAAAACTTTAATCCCCAAAATCTCTAAAATTTTGTTCATCCCCTACCTATTCAAATCTGCGTAATCAGCGTCCTCTGCGTGAAAAATCTTCGGTGACTTCGGTGTTTTCGGTGGCTAATAACTAAATCCCAAAAATCTCTAAAATCCTGTTCATCCCCTACCTATTCTTTTTTTAATCTGTGCT
Above is a window of Candidatus Cloacimonas sp. DNA encoding:
- a CDS encoding T9SS type A sorting domain-containing protein; its protein translation is MKKMIILLALLATLPLWGGDITGDWQDCYTATLEQLQMITQSAGQIYGVGWKCFVRSTDGINFQNTIVDDRDSLFLESSYMISSTVGYCGGYIYHPSDWTLTRPVLYKTTNGGQSWVRTGQLEQQPGYYVVNHIEFINGLEGYVVLNALIYIDGLKIYRTTNGGQNWTLVYGLMPNCFTSADFSAGLMIVGQNAPDGALVSSDGLNWQFHQVGWSGVSYAASALVREGRLIVRCGEGLLYSDNAGDDWVGSDQSQLGDNFSIGGCMTDCTMTAIEDNVYVVAGTWDGNDGSSGIIRSLNNGSSWQWIVQPADMPDQSGQIYGICYWSEYIYIAHNAHIYRMYVGPPVANDDPSTPAMEAKLTCYPNPFRGSTNIQIKQDDNSPTTIAVYNFRGQLIRTVVNQQVLSPGEHTFVWDGKTDEGKPVAAGIYFCKVTAGSFSSSRKIVMLK